The following are encoded together in the Robertmurraya sp. FSL R5-0851 genome:
- the hisA gene encoding 1-(5-phosphoribosyl)-5-[(5-phosphoribosylamino)methylideneamino]imidazole-4-carboxamide isomerase, translated as MSFTIYPAIDMRGGKCVRLLQGDYNQETVYGDSPFDMAKSFADAGAEWIHMVDLDGAKDGKRVNDRFVIEAAQKLDAKVQIGGGIRTEEDILHYLNNGVSRVIIGSVAVSNPEFAIEMIQKYGEKIAIGLDAKDGYVATHGWLDTSSVTAVELGKRLAEAGAETFIFTDIATDGMLSGPNLLAVEKLAVETGKSVIASGGVSELADLRALKELVGKGVSGAIVGKAIYEGRFSVPEALKEVK; from the coding sequence ATGAGCTTTACTATTTATCCAGCAATTGATATGCGCGGGGGCAAATGCGTCCGCCTTTTACAAGGAGATTATAATCAAGAAACCGTGTATGGAGATTCTCCATTTGATATGGCGAAAAGCTTTGCCGATGCAGGAGCCGAGTGGATACATATGGTCGACCTTGACGGAGCAAAGGATGGCAAGCGTGTGAACGATCGTTTTGTGATCGAGGCTGCCCAAAAGCTTGATGCGAAAGTACAAATTGGTGGTGGGATTCGTACGGAGGAAGATATTCTTCATTACCTAAACAATGGCGTATCACGTGTCATTATCGGGAGTGTGGCCGTATCAAACCCAGAGTTTGCTATTGAAATGATTCAAAAGTACGGAGAAAAGATCGCGATCGGGCTCGATGCGAAGGATGGCTATGTGGCAACGCATGGTTGGCTCGATACTTCTTCTGTCACAGCGGTTGAGCTTGGTAAGCGTCTAGCTGAAGCCGGTGCAGAGACATTTATTTTTACAGATATCGCAACAGATGGGATGCTTTCTGGTCCGAACTTATTGGCGGTAGAAAAGCTGGCGGTTGAAACAGGAAAAAGCGTCATCGCCTCTGGCGGGGTAAGTGAACTTGCTGATCTGCGAGCATTGAAGGAGCTTGTAGGTAAAGGTGTGAGCGGTGCGATTGTGGGAAAAGCGATTTATGAAGGTCGATTCTCTGTTCCTGAAGCATTGAAAGAGGTGAAGTAA
- a CDS encoding tetratricopeptide repeat protein — MSKDSKAYQPKGKLLSFHPTGEYYFAKGLKAYQRRDFYKSKKYLERAIQLEPGEPMIYCQLAIVCTELGDYQQSNRYLHEILEELDEHMLECHYFLANNYAHLGLFKDAYTHASLYLKLDQDGEFVEDTEELLDLLTLEAEELEEDLYEEDDLIVKQDEARRLLESGHFPRAVDLLEEVIEEFPEYWSAYNNLALAYFYLGETSKADDILEDVLTKNPGNLHALCNKLVFAFYLKDKEKVNSLKEVLKKIKPMLHEHQFKLGASFALVGEYELAYGWLRKLQRVGFEGDGPFYYWLSYSAYHTKRQSMAEQAWKRVLEFSPEKEGHEPWEKNKPEAAGFEHIPKAIHQKLESSFIEERLFGLFLASLSAEKEQLLTSMKPKYLIEKEYVDFLSMEACEKPIMRSGHETAMELYKQHQPIGTTQSSLFLLWFTILPGLMKENVQANNSKALAAATEYMWRKQRGERTSQQQVAKLYSLSSSTLQKYVKIVKGLI, encoded by the coding sequence ATGAGCAAAGACTCTAAAGCATATCAACCTAAAGGTAAATTATTGTCTTTTCATCCAACTGGTGAATACTACTTTGCGAAAGGCTTAAAGGCGTATCAACGGAGGGATTTTTATAAATCAAAAAAGTATTTGGAGCGCGCGATTCAATTAGAGCCGGGCGAACCAATGATTTATTGTCAGCTGGCGATTGTATGTACGGAGCTTGGTGATTATCAACAGTCCAATCGCTATTTGCACGAAATTTTAGAAGAGCTGGATGAGCATATGCTCGAGTGCCATTATTTCTTGGCTAACAACTACGCACATCTCGGTCTTTTTAAAGATGCATACACACACGCGTCGCTGTATTTAAAGCTTGACCAGGACGGAGAGTTTGTTGAGGATACGGAAGAATTACTCGACTTGCTAACTCTTGAGGCGGAGGAGCTTGAGGAGGATCTGTACGAAGAGGACGATCTTATTGTAAAACAGGATGAGGCGCGTCGTTTATTAGAATCGGGACATTTTCCAAGAGCGGTTGACCTTTTAGAAGAGGTAATTGAGGAATTTCCTGAATACTGGTCAGCCTACAACAACCTAGCTCTTGCTTATTTTTATTTAGGTGAAACTAGCAAGGCGGACGACATTCTTGAGGATGTACTCACGAAAAATCCAGGCAACCTGCATGCGCTGTGCAACAAGCTTGTATTTGCTTTTTATCTAAAGGATAAAGAGAAAGTGAACAGCTTGAAAGAAGTGTTGAAAAAGATTAAGCCGATGCTGCACGAACATCAATTCAAACTTGGTGCAAGCTTTGCTCTTGTTGGAGAGTATGAGCTAGCTTACGGTTGGCTAAGAAAGCTGCAACGAGTGGGCTTTGAAGGGGACGGACCGTTTTATTACTGGTTATCTTACTCTGCTTACCATACGAAACGTCAATCCATGGCTGAGCAAGCATGGAAAAGAGTTCTTGAATTTAGCCCTGAAAAAGAAGGGCATGAGCCATGGGAAAAGAATAAGCCAGAAGCGGCCGGCTTTGAACATATTCCAAAAGCGATTCATCAAAAGCTAGAAAGCAGCTTTATTGAAGAGCGTTTATTCGGTTTATTCCTTGCTTCTTTATCGGCAGAAAAAGAGCAGCTTTTAACTTCTATGAAGCCAAAGTATTTGATAGAAAAGGAATATGTTGATTTTTTAAGCATGGAAGCATGTGAAAAACCTATCATGCGTTCTGGACATGAAACAGCCATGGAGCTTTATAAGCAGCATCAACCGATTGGAACGACACAGTCGAGCTTGTTTTTATTATGGTTTACCATTTTGCCAGGACTTATGAAAGAAAATGTGCAAGCAAACAACTCAAAGGCCTTGGCAGCTGCGACCGAATATATGTGGAGAAAGCAACGTGGGGAGCGAACATCACAGCAGCAGGTGGCAAAG
- the hisD gene encoding histidinol dehydrogenase has protein sequence MRILKVSEAVSIKRSVDAGTEEQRQTVKAIIEDVRKNGDTALFSYTEKFDRATLTSMQVSEEEIREAYEETGAEYVAIIKEAAENIRSFHEKQVRNSWLTTEANGTILGQKVTPLDSVGVYVPGGTAAYPSSVLMNVMPAKVAGVERIVMVSPPGANGKLPAAVVVAAQEAGVKEIFKVGGAQAVAALAYGTEAIQPVDKIVGPGNIYVALAKREVFGDVAIDMIAGPSEIAVLADNTARASEVAADLLSQAEHDERACCVLVTTSQELAEQVSKEVVRQLETLPRKAIAEQSIAEYGAIYVADTLEEAIATINTLAPEHLEVMTANPMELLGQIKHAGAIFIGRYSSEPVGDYFAGPNHVLPTNGTARFSSPLNVDDFQKKSSIISYSEKALQQNVEKIAAFARLEGLEAHARAVESRFK, from the coding sequence ATGAGAATTCTAAAGGTGAGTGAGGCAGTTAGCATTAAGCGTTCGGTGGATGCAGGAACCGAGGAGCAACGCCAAACGGTAAAGGCAATTATTGAAGATGTACGAAAAAATGGAGATACGGCTCTATTTTCCTATACAGAAAAATTTGATCGTGCCACGTTAACATCGATGCAGGTTTCTGAAGAAGAAATTCGTGAAGCATACGAGGAAACAGGTGCGGAGTATGTGGCGATTATTAAGGAAGCAGCTGAAAATATTCGCTCGTTTCACGAAAAGCAGGTTCGCAATTCATGGCTCACGACTGAAGCGAACGGAACGATTCTTGGTCAAAAGGTCACTCCACTTGATTCTGTTGGGGTGTATGTGCCAGGTGGAACTGCGGCGTACCCATCGTCTGTTCTTATGAATGTGATGCCAGCAAAAGTGGCTGGGGTTGAACGCATCGTCATGGTGTCTCCTCCAGGTGCTAATGGAAAGTTACCGGCAGCCGTCGTTGTTGCGGCTCAAGAAGCTGGTGTGAAGGAGATTTTTAAGGTAGGGGGAGCACAAGCAGTTGCCGCTCTTGCTTATGGAACAGAAGCGATTCAGCCTGTTGATAAAATCGTCGGACCAGGTAACATCTATGTGGCCCTAGCCAAGCGTGAAGTTTTCGGTGACGTGGCCATTGATATGATTGCAGGTCCTAGTGAAATTGCTGTTTTAGCAGATAACACAGCTCGAGCAAGCGAAGTGGCTGCAGATCTACTTTCTCAGGCTGAGCATGATGAAAGAGCATGTTGTGTGCTTGTTACCACATCGCAAGAGTTAGCGGAACAGGTTTCTAAAGAGGTTGTTCGTCAGCTCGAAACACTTCCTCGTAAAGCCATTGCCGAACAATCGATCGCTGAATATGGAGCGATTTATGTGGCGGACACATTAGAAGAAGCGATTGCGACGATTAACACATTGGCGCCAGAGCATTTAGAAGTAATGACGGCTAATCCAATGGAGCTTTTAGGGCAAATCAAACATGCGGGTGCCATTTTTATCGGTCGATACAGTTCCGAACCAGTCGGAGACTATTTCGCAGGCCCCAACCATGTGCTGCCAACTAACGGAACCGCCCGTTTCTCAAGCCCATTAAACGTAGACGATTTCCAAAAGAAATCAAGCATTATCTCTTACAGTGAAAAAGCCTTACAACAAAACGTCGAGAAAATCGCCGCCTTCGCAAGACTCGAAGGCCTAGAAGCTCACGCAAGAGCGGTGGAATCACGATTTAAATAA
- the hisF gene encoding imidazole glycerol phosphate synthase subunit HisF yields the protein MLTKRIIPCLDVKDGRVVKGIQFVQLRDAGDPVELARFYDEQGADELVFLDISASHEGRGTMVDVVKSVASELAIPFTVGGGINSLEDMKRILRAGADKVSLNTAAVLNPELITEGANFFGTQCIVVAIDAKFDKELGSWRVFTHGGRKATEYEVIEWAKEAVRRGAGEILLTSMDSDGEKKGFDVALTRAVSETVSVPVIASGGAGNSAHFAEAFLEAKADAALAASIFHYKETSVEEVKSFLKEKGVNVR from the coding sequence ATGCTAACAAAGCGTATTATTCCCTGCCTGGATGTGAAGGACGGTCGTGTGGTAAAAGGAATTCAGTTCGTACAGCTACGCGATGCAGGAGACCCCGTGGAACTGGCTCGTTTTTACGATGAGCAAGGAGCAGATGAGTTAGTCTTTTTAGATATTTCTGCTTCGCATGAAGGTCGCGGAACGATGGTGGATGTGGTTAAATCGGTTGCTTCCGAGCTAGCAATTCCGTTTACTGTAGGTGGGGGGATTAATTCCCTAGAAGATATGAAGCGCATTTTACGTGCTGGTGCTGATAAGGTGTCATTGAATACGGCTGCTGTGCTAAATCCTGAGCTTATAACCGAAGGAGCGAACTTCTTCGGAACACAGTGTATCGTCGTTGCTATTGATGCGAAATTCGATAAAGAGCTTGGTTCTTGGCGTGTTTTTACACATGGTGGGCGAAAAGCTACCGAGTATGAAGTCATAGAATGGGCAAAAGAAGCGGTTCGTCGTGGGGCAGGAGAGATCCTATTAACAAGTATGGATAGTGACGGAGAAAAGAAGGGCTTTGATGTGGCCTTAACTCGTGCGGTGAGCGAAACGGTTTCTGTTCCAGTCATCGCCTCCGGGGGAGCAGGAAACTCTGCGCATTTTGCGGAAGCCTTTTTAGAAGCAAAGGCAGATGCAGCGCTAGCGGCATCAATTTTCCACTACAAGGAAACATCAGTTGAAGAAGTGAAATCATTTCTAAAAGAAAAAGGGGTGAACGTACGATGA
- the hisB gene encoding imidazoleglycerol-phosphate dehydratase HisB: MTRSASITRKTGETNIELALTIDGEGKSELETGVPFMTHMLDLFTKHGQFDLTINAKGDTEVDDHHTTEDIGICLGQVLREALGDKKGIKRYGNAFVPMDETLAQVVVDLSNRPHLEMRAHFPSQKVGTFDTELVHEFLWKLALEARMNLHVIVHYGQNTHHIIEAIFKALARALDEATTIDPRIKGVPSTKGML, translated from the coding sequence ATGACAAGGTCAGCAAGTATAACAAGAAAAACAGGTGAAACAAATATAGAACTTGCTTTAACGATTGATGGGGAAGGTAAATCAGAACTAGAGACGGGCGTTCCTTTTATGACACATATGCTTGATCTCTTCACCAAGCACGGTCAATTTGACTTAACCATCAACGCCAAGGGTGACACAGAGGTGGACGATCACCACACAACAGAGGATATTGGTATCTGCTTAGGACAAGTCCTTCGTGAAGCGTTAGGCGATAAAAAAGGAATCAAGCGCTACGGAAATGCTTTTGTACCAATGGATGAGACACTTGCACAAGTCGTCGTTGACTTAAGCAATCGTCCGCATTTAGAAATGCGCGCACACTTCCCAAGTCAAAAGGTTGGAACCTTTGACACCGAGTTAGTTCATGAATTTCTTTGGAAGCTTGCCCTTGAAGCACGAATGAACCTCCATGTGATTGTTCACTATGGTCAAAATACACACCATATCATTGAAGCAATTTTTAAAGCGTTAGCTAGAGCATTGGATGAAGCAACCACGATTGACCCAAGAATAAAGGGCGTTCCATCAACGAAAGGGATGTTGTAA
- the hisG gene encoding ATP phosphoribosyltransferase: MKEMLTIAMPKGRIFDEAVELLRQAGFNLPPEFEDSRKLIIDVEQEQFRFILAKPMDVPTYVEHGVADLGIAGKDVMLEEERDVYELLDLKISACYLAVAGLPNTKMNDVAPKVASKYPNVAAAYFREQGEQVEIIKLNGSIELAPIIGLSDRIVDIVSTGKTLVENGLVEYERIADITSRLIVNPVSYRTKDERISEIVDKLTDVIHGVRS; the protein is encoded by the coding sequence GTGAAGGAAATGCTAACAATTGCAATGCCGAAGGGGCGAATTTTTGACGAAGCAGTCGAGCTTCTCCGTCAAGCGGGCTTCAATCTTCCACCAGAGTTTGAAGACTCTCGCAAGCTCATTATCGATGTGGAACAAGAGCAATTTCGCTTTATTTTAGCGAAGCCGATGGACGTCCCTACTTATGTAGAACACGGCGTGGCTGATTTAGGAATTGCAGGGAAAGATGTTATGCTTGAAGAAGAGCGTGATGTGTATGAACTATTAGATTTGAAAATTAGTGCCTGCTACTTGGCGGTTGCAGGTTTGCCAAATACAAAAATGAACGATGTGGCTCCAAAGGTGGCTAGCAAGTATCCGAATGTGGCTGCTGCCTACTTCCGTGAACAAGGAGAACAGGTGGAGATCATCAAGCTGAATGGTTCGATCGAACTGGCACCGATCATCGGATTATCTGATCGCATCGTAGATATCGTGTCTACAGGAAAAACACTAGTTGAAAATGGACTAGTAGAATATGAGCGCATTGCCGATATTACCTCTCGTCTGATCGTAAATCCGGTCAGCTACCGAACAAAGGATGAGCGAATTAGTGAGATCGTTGATAAGTTAACAGACGTGATTCACGGAGTAAGGAGCTAA
- a CDS encoding nucleoside recognition domain-containing protein — MLQSTKAGFFVGLKTVWALGKIIFPVALIVALLQHTPVLPWVIQLITPLMGIFGLSGDAAIPLVLGNFLNLYAAIGAMLTIDLSVKEVFIIAVMLSFSHNMLVESSVAIKVGVKLWIALTVRIGLAIFSGIVINLVWQGGSERAQYGLVAAKEESVSGVIPVLLDALQTAALGIVQLAMIVMPLMIVIQILKDLKWLQVFSRWMAPVTRALGMKENTSTTLAAGLIFGLAYGAGVMIQAVKEDGVSKKDVTIAFIFLAACHAVVEDTLIFLPLGIPVLPLLLIRLVLAIVLTAIVVKVWKRVEFSKRKETVYDH, encoded by the coding sequence ATGCTACAATCTACGAAAGCAGGGTTTTTCGTCGGTTTGAAGACCGTTTGGGCATTGGGGAAAATAATATTTCCGGTTGCCCTTATCGTTGCTTTGCTGCAGCACACCCCTGTTCTGCCATGGGTGATACAGTTAATTACTCCTTTGATGGGGATTTTTGGACTTTCTGGTGACGCAGCAATTCCTCTCGTACTAGGAAACTTTCTCAACCTGTACGCGGCCATCGGCGCCATGCTTACGATTGATTTATCGGTAAAAGAAGTGTTTATTATCGCAGTTATGCTTTCTTTTTCACATAATATGCTCGTGGAATCGAGCGTCGCCATAAAGGTAGGCGTGAAGCTTTGGATTGCTCTTACCGTTAGAATTGGATTGGCCATTTTTTCAGGAATTGTGATAAACCTTGTGTGGCAAGGTGGAAGTGAACGTGCGCAATACGGGCTGGTGGCAGCGAAAGAAGAAAGTGTGAGTGGAGTCATTCCTGTTCTTCTCGATGCTTTGCAAACAGCCGCACTTGGAATTGTTCAGTTAGCTATGATTGTCATGCCGTTAATGATTGTGATTCAAATTTTAAAGGACTTAAAATGGCTTCAGGTGTTTTCTCGATGGATGGCACCAGTGACAAGAGCATTAGGAATGAAGGAAAATACATCAACCACTCTTGCGGCAGGATTGATCTTTGGCCTTGCGTATGGAGCGGGCGTCATGATTCAGGCTGTAAAAGAGGATGGAGTGAGCAAAAAGGACGTAACGATTGCATTCATTTTCCTCGCAGCCTGCCACGCCGTTGTGGAAGATACCCTCATCTTTTTACCATTAGGAATACCTGTCCTTCCTTTACTACTCATCCGTTTAGTATTGGCGATCGTATTGACCGCCATCGTGGTGAAGGTATGGAAGCGAGTGGAGTTCTCAAAACGAAAGGAAACAGTCTATGACCACTAA
- the hisIE gene encoding bifunctional phosphoribosyl-AMP cyclohydrolase/phosphoribosyl-ATP diphosphatase HisIE — MNVKFDENGLLPAIVQDAVTKEVLTLAYMNKESLNKSIETRETWFYSRSRQELWHKGATSGNTQKIVDMKFDCDQDAVVVLVEPAGPACHNGTTSCFTESVFTGEEAASGAESLADYQILFELEQLIRNREKERPEGAYTTYLFEKGVDKILKKVGEEASEVIIAAKNRDAEELKWEAADLLYHLYVLLVEQGLPARDVLSVLNKRHEKSSAK, encoded by the coding sequence ATGAATGTAAAGTTTGATGAAAACGGCTTGCTGCCGGCAATCGTTCAGGATGCGGTGACGAAGGAAGTATTAACCCTTGCGTATATGAACAAAGAGTCTTTAAATAAATCGATAGAAACGCGTGAAACATGGTTTTACAGCCGATCACGTCAGGAGCTTTGGCATAAAGGGGCAACAAGCGGGAATACACAGAAAATCGTTGATATGAAGTTCGATTGTGACCAAGATGCAGTGGTTGTACTAGTAGAACCAGCTGGTCCTGCTTGCCACAACGGAACAACCAGCTGTTTTACAGAGAGTGTGTTCACAGGTGAAGAGGCAGCGTCTGGAGCGGAAAGCCTAGCAGACTACCAAATTTTATTTGAACTTGAGCAGTTGATTCGCAACCGTGAAAAAGAACGTCCAGAAGGTGCATACACGACGTACTTGTTTGAAAAAGGCGTTGATAAGATTTTGAAAAAGGTCGGCGAAGAAGCATCTGAAGTCATCATCGCTGCGAAAAACCGCGATGCTGAGGAGCTAAAGTGGGAAGCAGCCGATTTATTGTACCACTTATATGTATTGTTGGTGGAGCAAGGCTTGCCAGCTCGAGATGTCTTATCTGTATTAAATAAGCGACATGAAAAATCATCAGCAAAATAA
- the ppaX gene encoding pyrophosphatase PpaX, which yields MTTKTTTILFDLDGTLIDTNELIIQSFLHTLQHYYPDQYKREDVIPFMGPTLVETFGGMNPDNVEEMIKTYRSFNISNHDSLVKEFEGVKETVIALKDKGYKIGIVTSKMSDVVMKGLKLTELDPYFEIVVALDHVEKAKPDPGPVRMALEKLHSTPEEAIMVGDNHHDILGGRNAGVRTAAVAWSIKGRDYLAKYNPDYMLENMTDLLAILEAEG from the coding sequence ATGACCACTAAAACAACAACCATCTTATTTGATTTAGACGGAACATTAATTGATACAAACGAACTGATTATTCAATCCTTTCTACACACCTTACAGCACTATTATCCTGACCAATACAAGCGTGAGGATGTGATCCCGTTTATGGGACCAACGCTCGTAGAAACATTTGGTGGAATGAATCCGGATAATGTCGAGGAAATGATAAAGACTTATCGATCCTTTAACATTAGTAATCACGATTCGCTTGTAAAAGAGTTCGAGGGTGTAAAAGAAACGGTTATTGCCTTGAAGGACAAAGGTTATAAGATTGGAATCGTGACGTCGAAAATGTCTGACGTTGTGATGAAAGGGTTGAAGCTAACCGAGCTAGATCCTTATTTTGAAATTGTCGTGGCACTTGATCATGTGGAAAAAGCAAAGCCAGACCCAGGTCCGGTACGTATGGCATTAGAAAAACTGCATTCTACTCCAGAGGAAGCGATCATGGTTGGAGATAACCATCATGATATTTTAGGAGGGAGAAATGCGGGAGTAAGAACGGCTGCAGTGGCCTGGTCGATTAAAGGTCGTGACTATTTAGCCAAATATAATCCAGATTATATGCTTGAAAACATGACTGATTTACTGGCGATTTTAGAGGCAGAAGGATAA
- a CDS encoding ATP phosphoribosyltransferase regulatory subunit, with protein MSRLFMFEKPLGMRDTLPGLYETKSIARDAIKSEMKRWGFQFIETPALEYYETVGTASAILDQQLFKLLDSQGHTLVLRPDMTAPIARVAASKLLKEDLPLRLAYSANVYRAQQREGGRPAEFEQIGVECIGDHTISADGEVIALLISSLREVGLPKFQISVGHIGFVQTLFQQILGTEERAQALTKYLYEKNYVGYREHVKNLALSSIDKQRLLDFLKLRGGEEVLSFANDIIENESGREALSQLQQLWEIVVAFGEEDKLKFDLTLISHMSYYTGIVFEVYSHAVGTPIGNGGRYDLLLEKFGKATGATGFALYLDRLIEALGGVSEETPMTCILFSDERRQEAYTVAKERRAIGEKVVLQDINGVKNIDACTNQYTDIVFLIGKAGRGS; from the coding sequence TTGAGTCGTTTGTTTATGTTCGAAAAACCACTTGGAATGAGGGATACTCTTCCAGGATTATACGAAACGAAAAGCATTGCTAGAGATGCGATCAAATCTGAAATGAAACGTTGGGGCTTCCAGTTTATTGAAACGCCCGCACTTGAATATTATGAAACGGTCGGAACAGCTTCGGCTATTCTTGACCAGCAGCTGTTTAAATTATTAGATTCACAAGGTCATACACTTGTGCTGAGACCGGATATGACTGCCCCAATCGCGCGTGTGGCAGCATCTAAGCTGTTAAAGGAAGACTTGCCACTGCGTTTGGCCTACTCGGCGAATGTTTACAGAGCACAGCAAAGAGAAGGGGGCAGACCAGCAGAGTTTGAGCAAATCGGTGTGGAGTGTATTGGCGACCATACGATTAGCGCAGACGGAGAGGTCATCGCTCTATTAATCTCGTCATTACGTGAGGTTGGACTACCTAAGTTCCAAATTTCCGTTGGTCATATCGGCTTTGTTCAGACATTGTTCCAGCAAATTCTAGGAACGGAAGAGCGGGCCCAAGCATTAACGAAATATTTATATGAAAAAAATTATGTAGGATACCGTGAGCATGTAAAAAACCTTGCGTTATCTTCCATTGATAAGCAAAGATTATTGGATTTCCTAAAGCTTCGCGGAGGCGAGGAGGTTCTAAGCTTTGCGAATGATATTATTGAAAACGAAAGTGGTCGTGAAGCCCTTTCTCAGCTTCAGCAATTGTGGGAGATTGTCGTAGCCTTTGGTGAGGAAGATAAGCTGAAGTTTGACCTAACACTTATTAGTCATATGAGCTACTACACAGGAATCGTGTTTGAAGTGTATTCTCACGCGGTAGGTACACCAATTGGAAATGGCGGCAGATATGATCTTCTTTTAGAAAAGTTCGGGAAGGCAACGGGAGCGACCGGGTTTGCACTATACTTAGACCGCTTAATTGAAGCGCTTGGTGGAGTATCAGAAGAAACACCGATGACATGTATTTTATTCAGTGATGAACGACGACAAGAAGCGTACACGGTGGCAAAAGAAAGACGCGCCATCGGAGAAAAAGTCGTGTTACAAGATATCAATGGTGTGAAAAATATTGATGCATGTACGAATCAATATACAGATATCGTCTTTTTAATCGGAAAAGCAGGCAGGGGGTCTTAA
- the hisH gene encoding imidazole glycerol phosphate synthase subunit HisH — MIGIIDYGMGNLFSVSKALERLEAPYFISEDASELLQADSLILPGVGSFKDAMEKLNESGLTTMIKEYVKTGKPLLGICLGMQLLFEESEENGLTKGLALLPGNVIRFPGETPEGEAYKVPHMGWNNIHFFCTSPILENIHEDFVYFVHSYYVNTPDHEVVIASCDYDVEVPAVVGRGNVFGMQFHPEKSSKLGMELLRNFTELTKERVAR; from the coding sequence ATGATCGGAATTATTGATTACGGCATGGGGAATTTGTTCAGCGTTTCGAAGGCCCTCGAACGGCTCGAAGCTCCTTACTTCATTTCAGAGGATGCTAGCGAACTGCTACAAGCTGATAGCTTAATCTTACCAGGGGTTGGATCGTTTAAAGATGCTATGGAAAAGCTGAACGAATCAGGCCTGACTACGATGATCAAGGAATATGTGAAAACTGGAAAGCCATTGCTAGGTATTTGCCTTGGTATGCAGCTGTTATTTGAAGAAAGCGAAGAGAACGGCTTAACAAAGGGGTTAGCGTTACTACCAGGAAACGTGATTCGTTTTCCCGGAGAAACTCCTGAAGGAGAGGCGTACAAGGTTCCGCATATGGGCTGGAACAATATTCACTTCTTCTGTACCTCGCCGATTTTAGAAAATATTCATGAAGACTTTGTGTATTTTGTTCACTCGTATTACGTAAATACACCGGATCATGAGGTTGTCATCGCTAGCTGCGATTATGACGTGGAAGTACCTGCTGTAGTAGGTCGAGGAAATGTATTCGGTATGCAATTTCATCCGGAAAAAAGCAGCAAGCTAGGCATGGAGCTATTGCGTAATTTTACTGAGCTAACGAAAGAAAGGGTGGCACGATGA
- a CDS encoding DapH/DapD/GlmU-related protein: protein MRRTTRYPVEGANSLWHVYKTVPFVKVVKNFIVIQLARYTPFLGMKNWLYRTFLKMNIGDQTSFALMVMLDIMFPEKISVGKNTVIGYNTTILAHEYLIKEYRLGEVQIGSEVMIGANTTILPGITIGDGAIVSAGTLVHKDVPAGAFVGGNPMRVIYTKEELTARWEEDPIYGKEKLH, encoded by the coding sequence ATGAGAAGGACAACTCGCTACCCAGTTGAAGGAGCGAACTCTCTCTGGCATGTATACAAAACCGTCCCTTTTGTAAAAGTCGTCAAAAACTTCATTGTAATCCAACTCGCACGATATACACCATTTTTAGGAATGAAAAACTGGTTGTATCGAACATTTCTAAAAATGAATATTGGTGACCAAACCTCGTTTGCTCTTATGGTTATGCTTGACATTATGTTTCCAGAAAAAATCAGCGTGGGCAAAAATACGGTCATCGGTTATAACACCACGATCCTTGCACACGAATACTTAATCAAAGAGTATCGGTTAGGAGAAGTGCAAATCGGGAGCGAAGTAATGATCGGAGCAAATACCACGATTTTACCTGGCATCACGATTGGAGACGGAGCCATTGTATCAGCGGGAACGCTCGTCCATAAGGATGTTCCAGCAGGAGCGTTCGTTGGTGGCAACCCCATGCGAGTGATTTACACAAAAGAAGAGCTCACAGCAAGATGGGAAGAGGATCCGATTTACGGAAAAGAAAAGCTTCATTAA